A genome region from Ralstonia solanacearum K60 includes the following:
- the cas6e gene encoding type I-E CRISPR-associated protein Cas6/Cse3/CasE, protein MSHYFSRVRLQTRPSDMALLASLSRHGLAYRDHALIWRLFPGDGAERDFVFRRMQDDRGQTGYFVVSQRAPRAEPGLLDVQTKPYAPQLREGERIRFELRANPTVSRGTNGQRSRRHDVLMDARQHITDPRARQAAMDAAAIDWLIRRAPDWGLTIAAECVLTSGYAQHRLRRKGQPIAFSSLDYQGVAQVADTGRLTQALLHGVGHARGFGCGLLLAARLP, encoded by the coding sequence ATGAGCCACTACTTCTCCAGGGTGCGGCTGCAGACGCGCCCGAGCGATATGGCCTTGCTCGCCAGCCTGAGCCGGCACGGGCTGGCCTATCGGGACCACGCATTGATCTGGCGGTTGTTTCCCGGTGATGGCGCCGAGCGCGACTTCGTTTTTCGCCGCATGCAGGACGACCGTGGGCAAACCGGCTATTTCGTTGTCTCGCAGCGGGCACCGCGTGCCGAGCCTGGCTTGCTTGACGTGCAGACCAAGCCTTACGCACCGCAACTGCGGGAGGGCGAGCGCATCCGTTTTGAATTGCGGGCCAACCCGACGGTGAGCCGAGGCACCAACGGCCAACGCTCGCGCCGGCACGACGTGCTGATGGACGCCAGGCAGCACATCACCGACCCGCGAGCGCGCCAGGCCGCCATGGACGCTGCCGCCATCGACTGGCTGATCCGCCGCGCACCCGACTGGGGCCTGACGATCGCCGCCGAATGTGTCCTGACCAGCGGCTACGCCCAGCATCGTCTGCGACGCAAGGGGCAGCCGATTGCGTTCTCGTCGCTGGATTACCAGGGGGTCGCGCAGGTGGCGGATACCGGTCGGTTGACGCAGGCGTTGCTGCACGGCGTCGGCCACGCGCGCGGCTTCGGCTGTGGGTTGCTGCTGGCGGCCCGCCTGCCTTGA
- the cas5e gene encoding type I-E CRISPR-associated protein Cas5/CasD translates to MTEYLLFRLYGPLASWGEIAVGESRHSAMYPSKSALLGLLGAALGVRRDDDAGQQALARGYRFGVKLLTAGSPLRDYHTVQAPQQRRKTVYRTRRQELADTQALGTLLSAREYRCDSLALVATEALPDAPHALDAVTEALRRPHFPLYLGRKSCPLALPLQPQLARAETLRAALDDARFPSPTALLSNHPERPWPTERDRHVFAFQPAAQRYYWEDGMRAGMEPALQLVRNDQPLSRRRWQFAPRREYAILGTEAEA, encoded by the coding sequence ATGACCGAGTATCTGCTCTTCCGTCTGTACGGCCCGCTGGCCAGCTGGGGCGAGATCGCGGTGGGGGAATCGCGGCATTCCGCCATGTATCCGTCCAAGTCTGCCTTGCTCGGGCTGTTGGGGGCGGCGCTGGGTGTGCGGCGCGACGACGATGCAGGCCAGCAGGCGCTTGCACGCGGTTACCGGTTTGGCGTCAAGCTGCTCACAGCCGGGTCGCCGCTGCGCGACTATCACACCGTGCAGGCACCGCAGCAGCGCCGCAAGACGGTCTATCGCACACGCCGCCAGGAACTGGCCGATACGCAGGCGCTGGGCACGCTGCTTTCCGCACGGGAGTACCGCTGCGACAGCCTGGCGCTGGTAGCGACAGAAGCGCTGCCCGATGCGCCGCATGCGCTGGATGCCGTGACCGAGGCGCTGCGCCGCCCGCATTTTCCGCTGTATCTCGGGCGCAAATCGTGCCCGCTCGCGCTGCCGCTCCAGCCGCAACTGGCGCGGGCGGAAACCTTGCGTGCCGCGCTGGATGACGCCCGGTTTCCCTCGCCGACCGCGTTGCTGTCGAACCACCCGGAGCGGCCCTGGCCAACGGAGAGGGACAGGCATGTCTTCGCATTCCAACCCGCCGCGCAGCGCTATTACTGGGAAGACGGCATGCGCGCCGGCATGGAGCCCGCACTGCAACTGGTCCGCAACGATCAGCCCTTGTCGCGTCGGCGCTGGCAGTTTGCGCCCCGGCGCGAGTACGCCATCCTCGGCACGGAGGCCGAAGCATGA
- the cas2e gene encoding type I-E CRISPR-associated endoribonuclease Cas2e: MSFVVVVTEDVPPRLRGRLAIWLLEVRAGVYIGDVSRRTREMLWEQLVEGREDGNVVMAWASPHESGYEFQTLGANRRLPVEFDGLQLVAFQPADKPAL; the protein is encoded by the coding sequence ATGAGCTTTGTCGTGGTCGTCACCGAAGATGTCCCCCCGCGCTTGCGCGGACGGCTCGCCATCTGGTTGCTGGAGGTCCGCGCCGGCGTATACATCGGCGATGTCTCCCGGCGCACGCGCGAAATGCTCTGGGAGCAACTGGTCGAAGGGCGTGAAGACGGCAACGTCGTCATGGCCTGGGCCAGCCCGCACGAATCGGGCTACGAATTCCAGACACTGGGCGCCAACCGCCGCCTTCCAGTCGAATTCGACGGACTGCAGCTCGTGGCCTTTCAGCCGGCGGATAAACCTGCTCTTTGA
- the cas1e gene encoding type I-E CRISPR-associated endonuclease Cas1e: MLPALKPLPMKDRVSMLFIQYGQIDVQDGAFVVIDQSGVRTHIPVGSVACIMLEPGTRVSHAAIRLAALVGTLLVWVGEAGVRLYASGQPGGARADRLLYQAKLALDDDLRLAVVRKMYEMRFNEPAPARRSVEQLRGIEGARVRETYKLLAHQYGVEWHARNYDRQEWDAADVPNRCLSAATSCLYGITEAAVLAAGYAPAVGFIHTGKPLSFVYDIADLFKFETVVPVAFKVAAKAPPQPEREVRLACRDIFRSTKLLGRIIPAIEEALAAGGISPPDAPPESVPPAIPNAEGLGDAGHRVQG; this comes from the coding sequence ATGCTGCCCGCGCTCAAACCGTTGCCCATGAAAGACCGCGTGTCGATGCTCTTCATCCAGTACGGTCAGATCGACGTGCAGGATGGGGCGTTCGTCGTCATCGACCAGAGCGGGGTCCGCACGCATATTCCGGTCGGCTCGGTGGCGTGCATCATGCTGGAGCCTGGCACGCGCGTGTCGCACGCGGCCATCCGGCTGGCCGCGCTGGTCGGCACCTTGCTGGTGTGGGTGGGCGAGGCCGGGGTCCGGCTGTACGCCAGCGGCCAGCCCGGTGGTGCGCGGGCCGATCGGCTGCTCTACCAGGCCAAGCTGGCGCTGGATGACGACCTGCGCCTGGCTGTGGTGCGCAAAATGTACGAGATGCGCTTCAACGAGCCGGCGCCCGCCCGCCGCAGTGTCGAGCAATTGCGCGGCATTGAGGGTGCCCGCGTGCGGGAGACCTACAAATTGCTCGCGCACCAGTACGGCGTGGAATGGCACGCGCGCAACTACGATCGCCAGGAATGGGATGCCGCCGATGTGCCCAACCGCTGCCTGTCGGCGGCCACCAGTTGCCTCTACGGTATCACCGAGGCTGCCGTGCTGGCGGCGGGCTACGCCCCGGCGGTCGGTTTCATTCATACCGGAAAGCCGCTGTCGTTCGTCTACGACATTGCCGATCTGTTCAAGTTTGAGACCGTCGTACCGGTCGCCTTCAAGGTCGCGGCCAAAGCGCCCCCGCAGCCTGAGCGCGAGGTGCGGCTGGCGTGCCGTGACATCTTCCGCTCCACCAAACTGCTCGGTCGCATCATCCCGGCCATCGAGGAGGCGCTTGCGGCGGGCGGGATCTCGCCCCCGGACGCACCCCCGGAATCTGTGCCGCCCGCCATTCCCAATGCCGAGGGCCTTGGCGACGCTGGCCACAGGGTGCAGGGATGA
- the cas7e gene encoding type I-E CRISPR-associated protein Cas7/Cse4/CasC, whose translation MTRFVQLHALVSYPPANLNRDDLGQPKTARMGGVQRLRVSSQSLKRAWRTSDLFQQQLAGSIGTRTKRLGHDVFDALKAAGVADKQATEWASQVAQVYGKVKKESPIEIEQLVHVAPEERRTLEALAAKLAADKRAPTEEELNALLHDHTAVDIAMFGRMLAAKTEHNEEAAVQVAHAIGVHASAIEDDYFTAVDDLNKDDSGAGHVGEAGFAAAVFYLYVCIDRDRLKQNLGGDDALTQKALRALVQAVLTVGPSGKQNSFASRTYAHFAVAEKGDQQPRSLSLAFVKPVDGNDYAADAVTAFKRVQDNMDKVYGPCADTRCNLDVLAGEGSLPALLDFVAAE comes from the coding sequence ATGACGCGTTTCGTTCAACTGCATGCACTGGTGTCCTATCCGCCGGCCAATCTCAACCGTGACGATCTCGGGCAGCCTAAGACTGCCAGGATGGGCGGTGTGCAGCGCTTGCGCGTGTCGTCGCAGAGCCTGAAGCGGGCATGGCGGACATCCGATCTGTTTCAGCAGCAACTGGCCGGCAGCATCGGCACGCGCACCAAGCGATTGGGTCACGACGTCTTCGATGCTTTGAAGGCGGCCGGTGTGGCCGACAAGCAAGCGACGGAGTGGGCATCGCAGGTGGCCCAGGTGTACGGCAAGGTCAAGAAGGAATCGCCGATCGAGATCGAGCAACTGGTGCACGTGGCACCGGAAGAGCGGCGGACACTCGAGGCGCTGGCCGCCAAGCTTGCCGCCGACAAGCGGGCGCCTACGGAAGAGGAGTTGAACGCGCTGCTGCATGACCATACCGCCGTGGACATCGCCATGTTCGGTCGCATGCTGGCGGCCAAGACGGAGCACAACGAAGAGGCAGCGGTGCAGGTGGCGCACGCCATCGGCGTGCACGCTTCGGCCATCGAGGACGACTACTTCACGGCGGTGGATGATCTGAATAAGGACGACTCCGGTGCCGGACACGTCGGTGAAGCGGGGTTCGCCGCCGCCGTGTTCTATCTGTACGTCTGCATTGACCGCGATCGCCTCAAGCAGAACCTGGGCGGTGATGACGCGCTCACGCAGAAGGCGCTGCGCGCGCTGGTCCAGGCGGTGCTGACGGTGGGCCCCAGCGGCAAGCAGAACAGCTTCGCCAGCCGCACCTATGCGCATTTTGCCGTGGCGGAGAAGGGTGACCAGCAGCCGCGTTCGCTGTCGCTGGCCTTCGTCAAGCCCGTTGATGGCAATGACTATGCGGCGGACGCCGTGACGGCGTTCAAGCGCGTACAAGACAACATGGACAAGGTGTACGGCCCCTGTGCGGATACGCGCTGCAATCTGGATGTGCTGGCGGGCGAGGGAAGCCTGCCGGCCTTGCTGGATTTTGTTGCGGCGGAGTAG